The Triticum aestivum cultivar Chinese Spring chromosome 3A, IWGSC CS RefSeq v2.1, whole genome shotgun sequence genome includes a region encoding these proteins:
- the LOC123061541 gene encoding pentatricopeptide repeat-containing protein At5g12100, mitochondrial produces MSRFLLRRFLCSSSSTTPAAGAGFIRELATLLAAGRFYASVDLAKSLLLSSQPPATSVPDLYHALVSTAAASLFDPHPPSFLSDAASALVVASARLGLPDGALRLLSLLADARATLPSLSSCNLLLESLLSLGRHADVRRAFDLLNAAGARPDTFTWNKAIQACVVAGDVDEAVRMLRRMDCEGHGAPAPNAFSYNVVIAGLWRAGRGSDAVEVFDEMGERAVLPSHITYNTMIDGHIKIGDLEAGFRLRDQMLHHGLKPNMITYNVLLSGLCRAGRIGETATVLHEMMSRKMVPDCFTYSILFDGYSRVGDSQAMLSLFEESVKKGVKIGAYTFSILLNGLCNDGKISKAEEVLQTFVNAGQLPTRVIYNTLINGYCQIGELEGAFSTFQQMKSRLVSPDHITYNALINGLGKAERITEAHALVTEMEKNGVSPSVETFNTLIDAYGRDGQLEKCFVLLSDMREKGLKPNVVSYGSIVNTFCKNGKIPEAVAILDDMFHKDVLPGAQVYNAIIDAYIDCDATEQAFTLAEKMKTSGVPPSIVTCNLLIKGLCKQSRISEAEELIHSLRNHGLTPDVVGYNTLISACCYRSNTDRALELQKEMCKCGIKPSSRTYCILLSALGGARRIHEMENLYKEMLDKDVVPCSRIYDIMVEAYVKCGDESKVEALRKDFSEKGISIDYDTSVT; encoded by the coding sequence ATGTCTCGCTTCCTCCTGcgccgcttcctctgctcctcttcCTCCACCACTCCCGCAGCTGGCGCAGGTTTCATCCGCGAGCTCGCCACCCTCCTCGCCGCTGGCCGCTTCTACGCCTCCGTCGACCTGGCGAAATCACTCCTCCTCTCCTCCCAGCCACCAGCCACCTCCGTCCCCGACCTCTATCACGCCCTTGTCTCCACCGCTGCCGCCTCCCTATTCGACCCGCATCCCCCATCCTTCCTCTCCGACGCCGCCTCCGCGCTCGTCGTTGCCTCCGCTCGGCTTGGCCTCCCCGACGGCGCACTCCGGCTACTTTCCCTCCTCGCCGACGCCCGCGCAACTCTGCCGTCCCTATCCTCCTGCAACCTCCTCCTTGAGTCCCTCCTCTCCCTCGGCCGCCACGCCGACGTGCGCCGGGCGTTCGACCTCCTAAATGCCGCCGGGGCACGCCCCGACACCTTCACATGGAACAAGGCCATCCAGGCGTGCGTCGTGGCAGGTGATGTCGACGAGGCTGTCCGGATGCTTCGTCGGATGGATTGTGAAGGCCACGGCGCCCCAGCGCCCAACGCCTTCTCATACAATGTGGTCATCGCTGGACTGTGGAGAGCAGGAAGGGGTAGTGACGCTgttgaggtgtttgatgaaatgggAGAGAGGGCTGTGTTGCCAAGTCATATCACGTACAATACGATGATTGATGGACACATCAAGATAGGGGACTTGGAGGCTGGTTTTAGGCTGCGGGATCAGATGTTGCATCATGGCCTGAAGCCGAATATGATCACTTACAATGTGCTGTTGTCAGGGCTGTGCCGTGCTGGCAGGATAGGCGAGACGGCCACAGTGTTGCATGAAATGATGTCACGAAAGATGGTTCCGGACTGTTTCACATATAGCATTCTGTTCGATGGTTATTCCAGAGTTGGAGACTCGCAGGCAATGCTTTCCTTGTTTGAGGAGTCTGTGAAGAAGGGTGTGAAGATTGGGGCTTATACTTTTAGTATTTTGCTGAATGGTCTTTGCAACGATGGCAAAATTTCAAAGGCAGAAGAGGTACTGCAGACGTTTGTAAATGCAGGACAACTCCCAACAAGGGTTATCTACAACACTCTTATCAATGGGTATTGTCAGATTGGAGAGCTTGAAGGGGCCTTCTCAACCTTTCAGCAGATGAAATCACGCCTTGTTAGTCCAGATCACATCACCTATAATGCACTAATAAACGGTTTGGGTAAGGCTGAAAGGATCACAGAAGCACATGCTTTGGTCACAGAGATGGAGAAGAATGGAGTGAGTCCTAGTGTGGAAACTTTCAATACGCTTATTGATGCATATGGAAGGGATGGGCAGCTTGAAAAATGTTTCGTTCTACTTTCTGATATGCGAGAGAAGGGGCTAAAGCCAAATGTGGTCTCCTATGGTTCAATTGTCAATACCTTTTGCAAGAATGGGAAAATCCCGGAAGCAGTAGCTATTTTGGATGATATGTTCCATAAAGATGTTTTACCAGGTGCACAGGTGTACAATGCGATCATAGATGCATATATAGACTGTGATGCCACTGAACAGGCTTTTACTCTAGCTGAAAAGATGAAGACTAGTGGGGTACCTCCAAGTATAGTTACATGCAATTTGCTGATAAAAGGCCTTTGCAAGCAGTCTCGGATATCTGAAGCAGAGGAACTAATTCACAGCTTAAGAAATCATGGATTAACTCCTGATGTTGTCGGCTATAATACTCTAATATCAGCATGCTGCTACAGGAGCAACACTGATAGAGCTTTGGAGCTTCAGAAAGAAATGTGCAAGTGTGGCATCAAACCTTCATCGAGAACATATTGTATTCTTCTGAGTGCATTGGGTGGTGCAAGAAGAATACATGAGATGGAAAATCTGTATAAAGAAATGTTGGACAAGGATGTTGTTCCTTGCAGTCGCATTTATGATATCATGGTTGAGGCCTATGTGAAATGTGGGGATGAATCTAAGGTAGAAGCTCTGAGGAAGGATTTCTCGGAAAAGGGGATATCAATTGATTATGACACATCCGTGACTTAG